One segment of Clostridium ljungdahlii DSM 13528 DNA contains the following:
- the hisC gene encoding histidinol-phosphate transaminase yields MSKYWSEITKSVEPYVCGEQPKDKKYVKLNTNESPYPPSPKVIKAIKNAADEDLRLYPDPDCDELRDVISKYYGLNKNQIFIGNGSDEVLAMSFLTFFNKDETIIFPDISYSFYPVYANLYNLNYKLAKLNEDFSIPFKEFLTENGGIVIPNPNAPTGRCLETKKIEEILKYNQNKVVIIDEAYVDFGGNSVVGLIKNYANLLVVQTLSKSRSLAGIRVGFALGQEELINGLNRIKNSFNSYTVDRVSNAAAIAAFEDQDYFEKCVSKVINTRETTVNKLEKMDFNIIPSKSNFIFISHAKYPAKELFIKLREKGVLVRYFNKDRIDNYLRVSIGSDEDMKFFIDKIKEIIDEIERS; encoded by the coding sequence AATATGTTAAATTGAATACAAATGAAAGTCCTTATCCACCGTCCCCTAAGGTAATTAAGGCAATAAAAAATGCTGCAGATGAAGACTTGAGGTTGTACCCAGATCCAGATTGCGATGAGTTAAGGGACGTTATTTCCAAATATTATGGCTTAAATAAAAATCAAATTTTTATAGGAAATGGATCTGATGAAGTTCTGGCTATGTCTTTTCTAACTTTTTTTAATAAGGATGAAACTATAATTTTTCCGGATATAAGTTACAGTTTTTATCCTGTTTATGCTAATTTATATAATCTAAATTATAAGCTTGCAAAATTAAATGAAGATTTTTCAATTCCATTTAAGGAGTTTCTAACTGAAAACGGAGGAATAGTAATTCCCAATCCAAATGCACCTACAGGAAGATGTCTTGAAACCAAAAAAATTGAAGAAATTTTAAAATATAATCAAAATAAAGTAGTCATAATTGATGAAGCTTATGTGGATTTTGGAGGAAACTCTGTAGTAGGTCTTATAAAAAACTATGCTAATCTTTTGGTAGTACAGACATTATCTAAATCACGTTCTTTAGCTGGAATTCGTGTGGGATTTGCACTTGGACAAGAAGAACTTATAAATGGACTGAATAGAATAAAAAATTCATTCAATTCCTATACTGTAGACAGGGTTTCAAATGCAGCAGCAATAGCAGCTTTTGAAGACCAGGATTATTTTGAAAAATGTGTTAGTAAAGTAATAAATACCAGAGAAACAACTGTAAATAAATTAGAAAAAATGGACTTTAATATCATACCTTCAAAATCCAATTTCATTTTTATAAGCCATGCCAAATATCCTGCAAAAGAACTTTTTATAAAGTTAAGGGAAAAAGGAGTTCTTGTAAGATATTTTAACAAGGATAGAATAGACAATTACTTAAGGGTAAGTATAGGATCAGATGAAGATATGAAATTCTTTATAGATAAAATTAAAGAAATAATAGATGAGATAGAGAGGAGCTAA
- the hisF gene encoding imidazole glycerol phosphate synthase subunit HisF: protein MLTKRIVPCLDVNMGKVVKGINFVDLQDVGDPVEIAEHYNRQGADEIVFLDITATHEKRKTIINLVERTAEKVFIPLTVGGGISQIDDFKNILRAGADKISINSSAIRNPNLIYEAADKFGSQCVVVAVDAKKRDSGDGWDVFVEGGRKNTGIDALKWIKKAESLGAGEILLTSMDADGTKNGYDIELTRTVTNLVNIPVIASGGCGSLNDFYDVFNDAGADAALAASLFHYGELTVGEVKQYLKTKDIPVRV, encoded by the coding sequence TTGCTTACAAAAAGAATAGTTCCATGTTTAGATGTGAATATGGGAAAGGTTGTTAAAGGAATAAACTTTGTTGACCTACAAGATGTAGGAGATCCTGTTGAAATAGCTGAACATTACAATAGACAGGGAGCAGATGAAATAGTATTTCTGGATATTACAGCTACTCATGAAAAGAGAAAAACCATAATTAATTTAGTAGAAAGAACTGCAGAAAAAGTGTTCATACCGCTTACAGTAGGCGGTGGAATATCTCAGATAGATGATTTTAAAAACATACTTAGGGCAGGTGCAGATAAAATATCAATAAATTCTTCTGCTATAAGGAATCCTAACTTAATATATGAGGCAGCAGACAAATTTGGATCACAATGTGTAGTAGTTGCAGTGGATGCTAAAAAAAGGGATTCAGGAGATGGTTGGGATGTATTTGTAGAAGGCGGAAGAAAAAATACAGGAATAGATGCATTAAAGTGGATTAAAAAGGCAGAAAGCTTAGGTGCAGGTGAAATACTTTTAACTAGTATGGATGCAGATGGTACTAAAAATGGATATGATATAGAACTTACAAGAACTGTAACTAATCTGGTAAATATTCCAGTAATAGCTTCAGGAGGATGTGGGTCTTTAAATGACTTCTATGATGTATTTAATGATGCAGGAGCAGATGCAGCCCTTGCAGCCTCACTTTTTCACTATGGAGAGCTTACTGTAGGTGAAGTTAAACAATATTTAAAAACTAAGGATATACCGGTGAGGGTATAA
- the hisI gene encoding phosphoribosyl-AMP cyclohydrolase produces MEREILKNIDFEKGKGLVPTIVQDFQNGEVLMMAYMNEESLKRTLETGKTWFFSRSRNELWNKGATSGHYQNVKSISVDCDYDTILIKVEQIGAACHTGNRSCFYRKLY; encoded by the coding sequence ATGGAAAGAGAAATTTTAAAGAACATAGATTTTGAAAAAGGGAAGGGACTTGTACCTACAATTGTTCAGGACTTTCAAAATGGAGAAGTACTTATGATGGCGTATATGAATGAGGAGTCGTTAAAAAGAACGCTGGAAACAGGAAAGACCTGGTTCTTTAGTAGATCTCGAAATGAGCTTTGGAACAAGGGAGCTACATCAGGTCATTATCAAAATGTAAAAAGTATAAGTGTGGACTGCGATTATGATACAATTTTAATAAAAGTTGAGCAAATAGGAGCAGCTTGTCACACAGGAAACAGGAGCTGTTTTTATAGAAAATTATATTAA
- the hisE gene encoding phosphoribosyl-ATP diphosphatase: MEFQSILEELSKVIEERKSDPIEGSYTSYLFKEGIDKILKKVGEESAEVIIASKNNDKKEEVYEICDLIYHLLVLMSNQNITLDDLSQELGKRRQKICNKKPERKIIEGIH, encoded by the coding sequence ATGGAATTTCAAAGTATATTAGAGGAATTAAGTAAAGTTATAGAGGAGAGAAAGTCAGATCCTATAGAAGGTTCTTATACAAGTTACCTATTTAAAGAAGGAATAGATAAGATATTAAAAAAAGTAGGGGAAGAAAGTGCAGAAGTTATAATTGCAAGCAAAAACAATGATAAAAAAGAGGAAGTTTATGAGATATGTGATTTGATATATCACCTTTTAGTTTTAATGTCAAATCAAAATATAACTTTAGATGATTTATCACAAGAACTTGGTAAAAGAAGACAGAAAATATGTAATAAAAAACCTGAAAGAAAAATTATAGAAGGAATACACTAA
- a CDS encoding phosphatase PAP2 family protein, with product MKRLKLNLLPLSLLLIIPAINVSYGLLNNTIRGCHSLVTSLDMAIPFIKEFIIAYWMWFPFMFVSLVYLCFNYRNSYYKCVITMVIGMITCYIIYFFFQTMVPRPVVSGNDIFSRAVRFTYSWDKPFNCFPSIHVLASYIIMMASRKLDKKPFIKFAMNFIGISVIVSTQFVKQHVILDMIFAILLAEIIYRFVAGFILERGLIWKKKLCWWLTMKKKLET from the coding sequence TTGAAGCGTTTAAAATTGAATTTACTACCATTGAGTTTGCTACTAATCATACCTGCAATAAATGTGTCTTATGGTTTGCTAAATAATACAATTAGAGGATGTCATAGTTTAGTTACTAGTTTGGATATGGCCATTCCATTTATAAAAGAATTTATAATTGCATATTGGATGTGGTTTCCATTTATGTTTGTATCACTAGTATATTTGTGTTTTAATTATAGGAATAGTTATTATAAATGCGTAATAACTATGGTTATAGGTATGATTACATGTTATATAATCTATTTTTTCTTTCAGACCATGGTGCCAAGGCCTGTTGTTAGTGGAAATGATATTTTTTCTCGTGCTGTAAGGTTTACCTATAGCTGGGATAAGCCTTTTAATTGTTTCCCCAGTATACATGTGCTTGCAAGTTATATAATAATGATGGCATCAAGAAAATTGGATAAAAAACCTTTTATAAAATTTGCTATGAATTTTATAGGCATATCTGTAATAGTATCTACCCAATTTGTAAAACAGCATGTGATTTTAGATATGATCTTTGCTATACTATTGGCAGAGATAATCTATAGGTTTGTTGCTGGTTTCATTTTGGAAAGGGGACTAATATGGAAAAAGAAATTGTGTTGGTGGTTGACGATGAAAAAGAAATTAGAGACTTAG
- a CDS encoding response regulator transcription factor, translating to MEKEIVLVVDDEKEIRDLVEIYLVNEGYKVLKASDGLEALQISNDNEVDLVILDIMMPKMDGIEVCMRMRKSKNMPIIMLSAKSQDLDKILGLTTGADDYVVKPFNPLELVARVKSQLRRYKRLNVPKKVDQEVIEVDDLMINTKNHQVKVGNKDVKLTPREFEILELLSSNRGVVFSIEKIYESVWKQDFFESDNTVMVHIRKIREKIEENPRRPRFIKTIWGVGYKVEK from the coding sequence ATGGAAAAAGAAATTGTGTTGGTGGTTGACGATGAAAAAGAAATTAGAGACTTAGTTGAGATATATTTAGTAAATGAAGGATACAAAGTATTGAAAGCTTCTGATGGTTTAGAAGCTTTACAGATTTCAAATGATAATGAAGTTGATTTAGTAATTTTAGATATAATGATGCCTAAAATGGATGGAATTGAAGTTTGTATGAGAATGAGAAAAAGTAAAAATATGCCTATAATAATGTTGTCAGCTAAAAGTCAAGATTTAGACAAAATATTAGGTCTTACTACTGGAGCCGATGATTATGTAGTAAAACCTTTTAATCCTCTGGAACTTGTAGCCAGAGTAAAATCTCAACTGAGAAGATATAAAAGGTTAAATGTACCTAAAAAAGTTGACCAGGAAGTAATTGAAGTAGATGACTTAATGATAAACACTAAAAATCACCAAGTAAAGGTTGGTAACAAGGATGTAAAACTCACTCCAAGAGAATTTGAAATTTTAGAACTTTTATCTTCAAATAGGGGTGTAGTGTTTAGTATTGAAAAGATCTATGAATCTGTATGGAAACAGGATTTTTTTGAATCTGATAACACTGTAATGGTACATATAAGAAAAATAAGAGAAAAGATAGAGGAAAATCCGAGAAGACCTCGTTTTATAAAGACCATTTGGGGGGTGGGATATAAAGTTGAAAAATGA
- a CDS encoding sensor histidine kinase, with product MKNDFRISLESSLSKMKNSIRLELIFVFALCFVTSAALGKVAGVFLQNRNITARIDYSKGIDRMSVNANLIGDEIKSKSISIDDKNKIQKIIDSCNDTSDLEKIMITDLNGKVLYKSNNADETQIDVYTTIKNSIKNSLEMMKNIQNIYATNKGNEISKNREYISFYPINFIDGKAYLVVKGMPQYEIIYEKRYNPIPGTIVSFISFLTMFYFITNKKMKYIENISSGLIEISRGNLDYRIKSQGRDELALLSNNINFMAEELNNKMKVEREEERIKNELITNVSHDLRTPLTSIKGYLALIKDKRYEDETQMKQYINIAYNKSEKLEELINDLFEYTKLTNNAVNLNRQSISLNGLLEQLMEELVPICEETGVTITRSFPKQKFLVYLDPNKTARVFENLFINAIRYSIKPGDVEVLLKEEKGDAVISIKNKCEPVSKEEVDKLFDRFYRVDKSRSSNTGGSGLGLAIAKSIVEIQGGKIKAEYSSGYMIFDVIFNLADSRS from the coding sequence TTGAAAAATGATTTTAGAATATCTTTAGAATCTAGCTTGAGTAAAATGAAAAACAGTATAAGGCTGGAGCTTATATTTGTATTTGCCCTCTGTTTTGTCACGTCTGCTGCACTTGGAAAAGTAGCAGGCGTTTTTTTACAAAATAGGAATATCACTGCTAGAATAGATTATAGTAAAGGTATAGATAGGATGTCCGTAAATGCCAACTTAATAGGTGATGAAATAAAGAGTAAAAGTATAAGTATAGACGATAAGAATAAAATACAAAAAATTATAGATAGTTGTAATGATACCTCAGATTTGGAAAAGATAATGATTACGGATTTAAATGGAAAAGTTTTGTACAAATCAAATAATGCAGATGAAACACAAATAGATGTATATACTACTATAAAGAATTCCATAAAAAATTCTCTTGAAATGATGAAAAATATTCAAAACATATATGCAACTAATAAAGGTAATGAAATAAGTAAAAATAGAGAATATATCAGTTTTTATCCTATAAATTTTATTGATGGAAAAGCCTATTTAGTCGTTAAAGGTATGCCCCAGTATGAAATAATTTATGAAAAAAGATACAATCCCATTCCTGGGACCATTGTATCTTTTATATCATTTCTAACAATGTTTTATTTTATAACTAATAAAAAAATGAAATACATAGAAAATATATCTTCTGGACTTATAGAAATATCAAGGGGAAATTTAGATTATAGAATAAAGAGTCAGGGGAGAGACGAACTGGCTTTACTATCAAATAATATAAATTTTATGGCAGAAGAGCTAAATAATAAAATGAAAGTTGAAAGGGAAGAGGAGAGAATAAAAAATGAGCTCATAACTAATGTATCTCATGATTTAAGGACACCGCTTACTTCTATTAAAGGGTATTTAGCTCTTATTAAAGATAAAAGATATGAGGATGAAACACAAATGAAACAATATATTAATATTGCTTACAATAAATCTGAAAAGTTAGAAGAATTAATAAATGACCTGTTTGAATACACTAAACTTACCAATAATGCAGTTAATTTAAATAGGCAAAGTATATCTTTAAATGGATTACTAGAACAACTTATGGAAGAATTGGTTCCGATTTGTGAAGAGACAGGGGTAACTATTACAAGAAGTTTTCCAAAGCAGAAATTTCTTGTTTATTTAGATCCGAATAAAACTGCAAGAGTGTTTGAAAATTTATTTATAAACGCTATAAGATATAGTATAAAACCGGGAGACGTAGAAGTTTTATTAAAAGAAGAAAAAGGCGATGCAGTAATCTCTATAAAAAACAAGTGTGAGCCTGTAAGTAAAGAAGAAGTTGATAAGTTATTTGATAGGTTTTATAGAGTGGATAAATCAAGATCTTCTAATACAGGAGGAAGTGGGCTTGGACTTGCTATTGCTAAAAGTATAGTGGAAATTCAAGGTGGAAAAATAAAGGCAGAATATTCTTCAGGTTATATGATATTTGATGTGATTTTTAATTTGGCAGATAGTAGGTCATAG